In Saccharothrix violaceirubra, the following are encoded in one genomic region:
- a CDS encoding UvrD-helicase domain-containing protein — protein sequence MRFVADLHIHSKYSRACSRDCDLEHLTWYARRKGIALVGTGDFTHPAWYDHLRDTLVPAEPGVFRLNDALDRDVDRRLPPRLAGAPVRFMLSVEISTIYKRGDRTRKVHHLVYMPDLESAAEFNRRLAKIGNLGSDGRPILGLDSRDLLEITLECGGYLVPAHVWTPWFAVLGSKSGFDAIEDCYADLADHVFAIETGLSSDPEMNWRISGLDRYRLVSNSDAHSPPMLGREATLFDTDLDYYSVKRALETGEGHAGSLEFFPEEGKYHVDGHRKCDVRMEPKETIAHKGICPECAKPLTVGVLSRVEELADRDEGFRPEGAAGFRNLVPLPEIMSEIVGTGPKSKKVLAEIDKLTAALGPELEILRDVPVDDVEPHSPLLAEALTRLRRGEVIRDAGYDGEYGVIRVFEPGELDRRKASFSLFEVAAPTPPKATRPAPEPRPAPAPRPAAVPASKSVSATPHPVSVSLLDGLDPDQRAAAATTSGPLLIVAGPGTGKTRTLTHRIAHLVTDHGVPPEQCLAITFTRRAAEEMAERLEALVPAHAARLTIATFHSLGVLLLRELHDRVGLGADFGIADPDRRLEIALEITGDAKQAKRLIEERDERYLKALRALDLVDFDDLVTVPLALLADDPDLVDRYRDRFRWISVDEYQDVDEQQYRLLRLLAPADGNLTAIGDPDQAIYRFRGADVGFFLRFKHDFPTAREVHLTRNYRSSARVVAGALQVIEPTTLVPGRELRPMGEHGDARIGLHRAVSEQAEAVFVARTIERVIGGASFHALDSGRVVEDGTQGLGFSDFAVLYRTDRQSRALVEALTTSGLPFQKRSHDRLLDRPGVARIVRELTFTPGDTVADRVRAVAGDDHTAYELLKPLAAECGADFERFHTELSVGVEVDTLDPRADRVSLLTLHAAKGLEFPVVFVVGCEDGLLPLRWPGAPASEEETNEERRLLFVGMTRAQRHLFLSHSAARPPSPFLVPLKEIERIGDASPRRRRQGTQLSLL from the coding sequence GTGCGTTTCGTGGCAGATCTCCACATCCATTCGAAGTACTCCCGCGCGTGCAGTCGCGACTGCGACCTCGAACACCTGACCTGGTACGCGCGCCGCAAAGGCATCGCCCTGGTCGGCACGGGCGACTTCACCCACCCGGCGTGGTACGACCACCTGCGCGACACGCTCGTGCCCGCCGAACCCGGCGTGTTCCGGCTGAACGACGCCCTGGACCGGGACGTCGACCGCCGCCTGCCGCCACGCCTGGCCGGTGCGCCCGTCCGGTTCATGCTGTCCGTCGAGATCTCCACGATCTACAAGCGCGGCGACCGCACCCGCAAGGTCCACCACCTCGTCTACATGCCCGACCTGGAGTCCGCCGCCGAGTTCAACCGCCGGCTCGCGAAGATCGGCAACCTCGGCTCCGACGGCCGCCCGATCCTGGGCCTGGACTCGCGCGACCTCCTGGAGATCACGCTGGAGTGCGGCGGCTACCTGGTGCCCGCGCACGTATGGACGCCGTGGTTCGCCGTCCTGGGCTCGAAATCCGGGTTCGACGCGATCGAGGACTGCTACGCCGACCTCGCCGACCACGTCTTCGCGATCGAGACCGGCCTGTCCAGCGACCCGGAGATGAACTGGCGCATCTCGGGCCTGGACCGCTACCGGCTGGTGTCGAACTCGGACGCGCACTCGCCGCCCATGCTCGGCCGCGAGGCCACGCTGTTCGACACCGATCTCGACTACTACTCGGTGAAACGCGCGCTGGAGACCGGCGAGGGCCACGCGGGTTCGCTGGAGTTCTTCCCCGAGGAGGGCAAGTACCACGTCGACGGGCACCGCAAGTGCGACGTGCGCATGGAACCCAAGGAGACCATCGCGCACAAGGGGATCTGCCCCGAGTGCGCCAAGCCGCTGACCGTCGGCGTGCTCAGCCGCGTGGAGGAACTCGCCGACCGCGACGAGGGGTTCCGGCCCGAGGGCGCCGCCGGGTTCCGCAACCTCGTGCCGCTGCCGGAGATCATGAGCGAGATCGTCGGCACGGGGCCCAAGAGCAAGAAGGTGCTCGCCGAGATCGACAAGCTGACCGCCGCGCTCGGCCCGGAGCTGGAGATCCTGCGGGACGTGCCGGTCGACGACGTCGAGCCGCACTCGCCGCTGCTGGCCGAGGCCCTGACCCGGCTGCGGCGCGGCGAGGTGATCCGCGACGCCGGGTACGATGGCGAGTACGGCGTGATCCGCGTGTTCGAGCCCGGCGAACTCGACCGGCGCAAGGCGTCGTTCTCGCTGTTCGAGGTCGCCGCGCCCACACCTCCCAAGGCCACGCGCCCGGCACCCGAACCCAGGCCCGCACCCGCGCCCAGGCCCGCGGCCGTGCCCGCGTCCAAGTCCGTGTCCGCGACCCCGCACCCCGTAAGCGTTTCGCTGCTCGACGGCCTCGACCCCGACCAGCGCGCCGCCGCGGCGACCACGTCCGGCCCGCTGCTGATCGTCGCCGGTCCGGGCACGGGCAAGACCCGCACGCTCACGCACCGGATCGCGCACCTGGTCACCGACCACGGCGTGCCGCCCGAGCAGTGCCTCGCGATCACGTTCACCCGCCGCGCCGCCGAGGAGATGGCCGAACGCCTCGAAGCGCTCGTCCCCGCGCACGCCGCCCGGCTGACGATCGCCACCTTCCACTCGCTGGGCGTCCTGCTGCTGCGCGAACTCCACGACCGCGTCGGGCTGGGCGCCGACTTCGGCATCGCCGACCCGGACCGGCGGCTGGAGATCGCGCTGGAGATCACGGGTGACGCGAAGCAGGCGAAGCGGCTGATCGAGGAACGCGACGAGCGCTACCTGAAGGCGTTGCGCGCCTTGGACCTGGTGGACTTCGACGACCTGGTGACCGTCCCCCTCGCACTGCTCGCCGATGACCCGGACCTGGTCGACCGCTACCGTGACCGGTTCCGGTGGATCTCCGTCGACGAGTACCAGGACGTCGACGAGCAGCAGTACCGGCTGCTGCGGCTGCTCGCCCCGGCCGACGGAAACCTCACCGCGATCGGCGACCCGGACCAGGCGATCTACCGCTTCCGCGGCGCGGACGTCGGGTTCTTCCTGCGGTTCAAGCACGACTTCCCGACCGCGCGCGAGGTCCACCTGACCCGCAACTACCGCTCCAGCGCCCGCGTGGTCGCCGGTGCCCTCCAGGTGATCGAGCCGACGACGCTGGTGCCGGGCCGGGAACTGCGGCCGATGGGCGAGCACGGCGACGCGCGCATCGGCCTGCACCGGGCGGTGTCCGAGCAGGCCGAGGCCGTGTTCGTGGCGCGGACGATCGAGCGGGTCATCGGCGGCGCGTCGTTCCACGCGCTCGACAGCGGCCGGGTCGTCGAGGACGGCACGCAGGGGCTCGGGTTCTCCGACTTCGCCGTGCTCTACCGGACGGACCGGCAGTCCCGGGCCCTGGTCGAGGCGTTGACGACCTCGGGCCTGCCCTTCCAGAAGCGGTCGCACGACCGGCTGCTCGACCGGCCGGGCGTGGCGCGGATCGTGCGCGAGCTGACGTTCACGCCGGGCGACACGGTCGCCGACCGGGTGCGCGCGGTCGCGGGCGACGACCACACCGCGTACGAACTGCTCAAGCCGCTGGCCGCCGAGTGCGGCGCGGACTTCGAGCGGTTCCACACCGAGCTGTCCGTCGGCGTCGAGGTCGACACGCTCGACCCGCGCGCGGACCGCGTCTCGCTG
- a CDS encoding TIGR04141 family sporadically distributed protein, with translation MARIEDPTRPTTLHRLHAGRGLADYLVDDDHVLVVFAGPVTLDGVEAYRVEGVLDDDRTRPSAVVVLVRVDDRVFAATWGHGVRLLDGTAIDHRSPGVEPHVVRLLTRVVGTASTGRADRFFADLREVLRTMTDEHPPLRRLVGGPLDLADDDPVRLLLEDRLADALGGGGTDRVDVRWPSGARPYADRTRSFRSNDIGGYGPLRVDGPLAVDHVVDRFALLCKGTRVGELRQARLIPCADADAQALFTGPIALDRWIAFETRVDGDRYCLHQGHWYRLDADTAADLRSRVEDLLRRRRDLGLPDWAPTDDEERYRDRVAARTPGFTTVEPVGLVGPDDELVHVARPTPDVFDRARAAMWDLRLGHRVGAEPRCRTATVVLAVPGGLPVADLPAATMADLLELGADLEVLGVALRFADIPLAGRPGAKPTAGSP, from the coding sequence TTGGCCCGGATCGAAGACCCGACCCGCCCGACGACCCTCCACCGCCTGCACGCGGGCCGCGGACTGGCCGACTACCTGGTGGACGACGACCACGTGCTAGTCGTGTTCGCCGGACCCGTGACCCTCGACGGCGTGGAGGCGTACCGGGTCGAAGGGGTGCTCGACGACGACCGCACCCGGCCGTCCGCCGTCGTCGTCCTGGTCCGGGTCGACGACCGCGTGTTCGCCGCGACGTGGGGCCACGGCGTCCGTCTGCTCGACGGCACCGCGATCGACCACCGGTCCCCCGGCGTCGAGCCGCACGTCGTCCGGCTCCTCACGCGCGTCGTCGGCACCGCGTCCACCGGGCGGGCCGACCGGTTCTTCGCCGACCTGCGGGAGGTCCTGCGGACGATGACCGACGAGCACCCGCCCCTGCGCCGACTCGTCGGCGGACCGCTCGACCTCGCCGACGACGACCCGGTCCGGCTCCTGCTGGAGGACCGGCTCGCGGACGCGCTCGGCGGCGGCGGCACCGACCGGGTCGACGTGCGGTGGCCTTCCGGCGCCCGGCCCTACGCCGACCGCACCCGGTCGTTCCGCAGCAACGACATCGGCGGCTACGGCCCGTTGCGCGTCGACGGGCCCCTCGCCGTCGACCACGTCGTCGACCGGTTCGCCCTGCTGTGCAAGGGGACCCGCGTCGGCGAACTCCGGCAGGCCAGGCTGATCCCGTGCGCGGACGCGGACGCCCAGGCGCTGTTCACCGGGCCGATCGCGCTCGACCGCTGGATCGCGTTCGAGACCCGCGTCGACGGCGACCGGTACTGCCTGCACCAGGGCCACTGGTACCGGCTGGACGCGGACACCGCCGCCGACCTGCGGTCCCGCGTCGAAGATCTGCTGCGCCGGCGCCGCGACCTCGGCCTGCCCGACTGGGCGCCGACCGACGACGAGGAGCGCTACCGCGACCGCGTGGCCGCCCGGACGCCGGGCTTCACGACCGTCGAACCGGTCGGCCTCGTCGGGCCCGACGACGAACTCGTGCACGTGGCCCGGCCGACGCCCGACGTGTTCGACCGGGCCAGGGCGGCGATGTGGGACCTGCGCCTGGGCCACCGTGTCGGTGCGGAACCCCGTTGTCGGACGGCGACGGTCGTGCTCGCCGTCCCGGGTGGCCTGCCCGTGGCCGACCTGCCCGCCGCGACGATGGCCGACCTGCTCGAACTCGGTGCGGATCTGGAGGTGCTCGGCGTCGCGTTGCGCTTCGCCGACATCCCCCTGGCGGGCCGGCCCGGAGCCAAGCCGACCGCGGGGAGTCCTTGA